One part of the Solea solea chromosome 1, fSolSol10.1, whole genome shotgun sequence genome encodes these proteins:
- the LOC131467800 gene encoding uncharacterized protein LOC131467800, which translates to MGHISFLCAAFLVFFCPEQGSSAVTPLFVEKGKDAFLKVLEADIPAEFTLLIWKFNDSDVLVVFGTNKEPDVDSKYSGRIDVKKFSLTLKNLQEADSGVYIARLTVKTKEKKLAEYNVTVQNPVSPVELTVENVSKSAELCVVTVTCSTQDSCHINASFRCDTETCSQEDGGLRTVATTWGTSLQLYLSNLTITCNHSNQVSWKRNMTRIEAFCPLHADSASSNLYIVIFVVATVTITIIFTAVYIYHRKKRKRRKIAENTVYAVTQGPNASPTRTEATAGTGDESVSSQYAQVQHLPKS; encoded by the exons ATGGGACATATTTCATTTCTATGTGCTGCAttcttggtgtttttctgtCCAGAGCAAG GGTCCAGTGCTGTGACTCCTCTATTTGTGGAGAAAGGGAAGGATGCGTTTCTGAAGGTCTTGGAGGCGGATATACCAGCAGAATTTACCCTTCTAATATGGAAGTTCAATGACAGTGATGTTTTAGTGGTATTTGGAACTAACAAAGAACCAGACGTCGATAGTAAATACAGTGGAAGGATTGATGTGAAAAAATTCTCTCTGACTTTGAAGAATCTCCAAGAGGCAGACAGTGGAGTTTATATTGCCCGactgacagtgaaaacaaaagaaaagaaactcgCTGAATAcaacgtcacagttcaaa ATCCAGTGTCTCCAGTCGAACTGACAGTGGAGAACGTGTCCAAAAGTGCCGAGTTGTGTGTTGTCACGGTGACCTGTAGCACGCAGGACTCCTGTCACATCAACGCGTCTTTTAGATGTGACACAGAAACCTGCAGCCAGGAGGATGGAGGACTGAGAACTGTGGCCACAACCTGGGGCACTTCCCTCCAGCTCTATCTGTCAAATCTGACAATTACCTGTAACCACAGCAACCAAGTCAGCTGGAAAAGGAACATGACGAGGATTGAAGCTTTTTGTCCCTTACATGCAG attCTGCATCATCAAATCTCTACATTGTCATCTTTGTGGTTGCCACGGTCACCATAACAATCATCTTCACAGCTGTTTATATTTATCAtcggaaaaaaagaaaaaggc GTAAAATAGCTGAAAACACAGTGTATGCAGTTACTCAG gGTCCAAATGCCAGCCCAACTAGAACAGAAGCGACTGCTGGGACTGGAGATGAGAGTGTGTCCAGCCAGTATGCTCAGGTCCAACACCTGCCCAAGTCCTGA
- the LOC131466370 gene encoding uncharacterized protein LOC131466370 has protein sequence MFSIMLLFCTSLLSSYKAKECSPANHLFVMLGKDAHLEVMEHFHLVQHSQFRWTFNNSVNIVRVFSDNTNSTNDNYKNRTTISEDYSLLLKNLQPVDKGCYTANILSDVDKCLAKYSITVEDLVSAPELTVESVSNSYDLCVLAVNCSTQDSHIQSTLIYDTNNNSLLEGETSKVTAYGASLQIKLVDGLVICNHSNHVSELKAVKKIQHFCPTKSVSNKTIQVVIPVTVIGICLVLSIGLFLKCRPTGRTQTCENTIYDTLQNNNSVQTVDPNPSTTIYGHTVPDEKSTGTPTIDSVETLYSSIDQSAKKKPPRSHHGQHN, from the exons ATGTTTTCAATCATGCTTCTCTTTTGCACTTCTCTGCTGAGCTCGTACAAAGCTAAAG aatgcAGCCCTgcaaatcatttatttgtgatgCTGGGGAAAGATGCACACCTGGAAGTCATGGAACATTTTCATCTAGTTCAGCACAGTCAGTTTAGATGGACATTTAATAACAGTGTCAATATAGTGAGGGTATTTTCTGATAACACAAACAGTACAAATGACAATTATAAAAACAGGACCACTATTTCAGAAGATTACTCTTTGCTGTTGAAGAACCTGCAACCAGTGGATAAAGGTTGTTACACTGCAAATATTCTCAGTGACGTTGACAAATGTTTGGCTAAATACAGCATCACAGTTGAAG ATCTAGTGTCTGCCCCTGAGCTGACAGTGGAGTCTGTGTCCAACAGCTACGACTTGTGCGTCCTCGCTGTGAACTGCAGCACGCAGGACTCACACATCCAAAGCACTTTAATATatgacaccaacaacaacagtctGCTGGAAGGAGAAACATCCAAGGTCACCGCCTATGGTGCTTCCCTCCAAATTAAACTGGTAGACGGCTTGGTCATTTGTAACCATAGCAACCATGTCAGTGAGCTAAAGGCCGTGAAGAAGATTCAACACTTCTGCCCAACAAAATCTG TTTCAAACAAAACCATCCAAGTTGTGATACCTGTGACTGTCATCGGGATTTGTCTTGTCCTTTCCATTGGCCTTTTCTTGAAAT GTAGACCTACAGGTCGAACACAGACCTGTGAAAATACAATATATGACACTCTTCAG aacAATAATTCAGTTCAAACTGTGGATCCGAATCCCTCAACTACCATCTATGGCCACACTGTACCAGACGAAAAATCCACCGGAACACCAACCATCGACTCAGTAGAGACCCTGTACTCTAGCATTGATCAATCTGCCAAGAAGAAACCCCCAAGATCACACCATGGACAACATAATTAA